Genomic window (Lewinellaceae bacterium):
TCGAAACCCAGCTCGTCGATGTAATCGTCGAAGAGAACCCGGCACTGGCGGCGCAGGTTGCGGTCGTCGGGAAAGAAAACGACGCCGACGCCGTATTCGCCGAAAGCAGGGAGGTTGAAGCCCTTTTCCTTGCATTTCCTGACGAAGAACTCGTGGGGGGTCTGTATGAGAATGCCGGCGCCGTCGCCCGTATTCGGCTCGCAGCCACAAGCGCCCCGGTGTTCCATGTTGGTGAGCATGAGCAGGGCATCTTCTACGAGCTGGTGCGTTTTGACTCCGTCGAGGTTGGCGATCAGGCCGGTTCCGCAGGAGTCTTTCTCCAATTGGGGTACGTACAGTCCACGTTGGTTGTCTTGGTCCATAAGCTAGTACTTGTAAAGTTTTTTGTGATTGGGCTCGGGGTGTTGGACAGGGTGAATGAGTGATGAGGGTGCTCCGGAAAGTCTAGTTTGGAACTCCGGTGCCCAATAATGGGAAATTTTATTTGGACTCCACCCCCTGACCCCCGCCAGCGGGGGAAAACACACTCCTGAATCGGAGTAAATGTCCCCCGCTGGCGGGGGATTTAGGGGGTGGATAAAATATTCTTCGCCATCAATAGTTTCCGGAGCACGCTCACTCTTACACTTTTGCATGATCCTGCAAATGTCCAGTGCATGATTTCACTCTTTCTGTCCAGGTGCTTTTTGCAAAGCAAAGTTACAGGTTGCCTGGCGGCAGGCTATTTGGTTTGAAATGGCGAGGGCAAGCTTCTGATGACGGCGAACCTATGATATGCTGGTATTTGAAGCCAGCATGTCGACAAAATTTAACTTCTGCCGGACATCGAAAGTAGGTAAATTAGTTTGCATTTAAAACGAACTATCGTTGCAAAAGTTCTAATAACTACGAAACGTAGTTGGCTTTTTTGCAACGATCCGGCCGTTTATTGGAACGAATCCATATTCTGATTTTTGCACGTCTTTTGGCTGGCAGCCTTATTTTTAGAATTTTATTCTTGTTTACAGGATAATACTGAATAAAGTTCTTTCTGAACACGGCACGCTGGGAGGGCAAAAAGACGGGAAGGGAGGGGGGTTGTACAATGGCAAAATGGCGAGACGTGCTTGATGCTCCCCACACTGCTTCAGAAAACAAATGAGAAACCATCCCCTTTTCGAGGCTGATCCTGGGCATCCAGGTACTTTTCAATTTCGGATTTCAGGTATTTCACATACTGCGCGCGCATAAAATCTCTAAAAAAGGAAAGATCTTCCTTTTTCCTCGTCTTTTCCAGAGCTTCGAAGTAATCTACCTTATCCTCAGAAAAGACGATGGATAGGGGGAGTTCAAAATAAGCCTGAATGAAGTTCATCAGCAAGCGGGCGGTGCGGCCATTGCCATCGTAGAAAGGGTGAATGCTCACTAGGTCAAAATGGGCGTCGAAGGAGAGCAGCAATTGGGATTCAACAGTATCTACCTCCGCCAGCTTTTGGTTCAGGCGGCTGCAAAGCTGTTCGGTTAGTGGGGCAACCTTATTATATGCCACAAAGTACCTGTCTCCTACCCGAACATTGCTTAACCGATACTCTCCCTTAGAACTGTCTACCTCGCCTAAAGCAGTTTTATAAACAGAACCGGTATTTTTCAGCACTCTTGCATTGATCTCCCGGACAAGGGCGGCCTTAATTGCTGCCCGGCCCCGGCCCTTTTCCAGAACGAAGTGCAATGCATTGTGATGATCCTTTACCATTAAACTATGGGCCAGCGGTTTGCCCTTGGGGGTCCGGCCTTCTTCCAGGAGCAGCTGTGTCTCGATTTCCGTCAGCGTACTGCCTTCCAGGAAAGTGGAATGATGAGTAATGGCATACAGGTTGAATTTGTCATAATCGACAACTTCAGGCAAATTCAAGTCCTGGTAATTTTTCAATAATGCGAGCAACTCCTCCATACCCTTGATTGATATCACTGTAAAGATACGAGATAAGTATCAATTGTGTGAACATGTTGGTGTGTAAACCTGTCAGGTTGTGGTTATGCAAAATTCCTTAAATTTAACCCATGGCAGAAACACACAAGATCCTCATCATCGGCGGCGGCATCTTCGGTATCACGGCGGCGGTGGAACTCAACCGGCGCGGCCATGAAATACACCTCTTCGACCCGGGGCCCCTCCCCCACCCAAAAGCCTCCTCCACCGACATCACCAAAATGATCCGTGCCGATTACGGGGCGGATGAATTCTATACCGATCTGATGCTGGAAGCTTTTGCCGGCTGGGATCGCTGGAACCGGGAATGGCCCCGCCCCCTCTACCACCAAACCGGTTTTCTGCTGCTCACGTACCAGCCTATGGAGGCCGGCAGCCTCGAACTGGAGAGCCTGAAGGTACTGCGGAGCAAGGGCATGGAGGTGGAACGGCTGAGGCCCGAGCAGCTCCGACGCCGCTTCCCACAGTGGAACGCCAGCCGCTATGCCGACGGCTACTACAACCCACGCGGGGGCTGGGCGGAAAGCGGCGAAGTGGTGGCCCAACTGGCGCAGATGGCAGGAAAAGAAGGGGTGAAAATCCACGAAGGCAAAGGGTTGAAGCAATTCCTGGAAAATGGCCAAAGGGTGAAAGGCATCTTCACCACCAACGGAGAAGTACACAACGGCGACTACGTCATCCTGGCCGCCGGCGCCTGGACGCCCGCTTTCCTGCCCGAACTGCAGGATCGCATGCGCGTCAGCGGGCACCCGGTGTATCTGTTCCGGCCCAAAGACATTACCGCTTACCAGGGCGAAGTATTCCCCGGATGGGCTTCCGACATATCGAAGACTGGCTGGTATGGCTTCCCCGCTCAGGCCGATGGTATCGTAAAGGTTGCCAACCACAGCAAAGGCCTGGAAGTGGATCCCCGGGAAGAGCACGATGTACCGGAAGCGTTCTACCACAAACTACAGGAGTTCCTTGCCGAACACCTGCCCGGACTGGCCGGCGCCCCCATCACCGGCACCCGCCTGTGCCTGTACTGCGATACCTGGGATGGCGACTTTTACATTTGCCACCATCCGGATAGAACCGGACTGGTTGTCGCTACAGGCGGCAGCGGGCACGGCTTCAAGTTTGCCCCGGTGCTGGGCGGCATCATCGCCGATGTCACCGAGGGTAAAGAGAATCCGTATGCCCACCGCTTCCGCTGGCGGGAGAAGGGGGAGGAGCGGGTGGAGGCGGCGCGGAGTTTGGGGGAGCTTTGAGGGAGGGAAAGGTTGGATGGCTGGATTGTTAGATGGCTGGATTGTTGCCTGCCTGCCAGGCCGCTTGGCGTCTCGCCTGGCGGGCAGGAATGGCTAACCTGCGCAAACTACCCGGCATTCACTGATCCAAATCCAGCTTCCATTCCTCTCCCGTATCGGTATTGTACAGCACCATGTTGGTCGTAAAATCAATATTAGCCAATACTGGCCAGGAATAATCCCGTTTGCCCAGAATCAGCCAGGGGGAAGCACCACGCTCTACAACAGGGTAGTAATAAAATACGTTTTCACAGGTTTCCTTGATGGGTTCTATTACGCCGGTGGAGACGTGAAGACGGTAGAGACCCCGAGAAATTGCCCAAATCAAAGTATTATCACTTTCCCAGGCCAAAGCCAAAGGCTCCTGTATGTCCGTTCCCCCTACTTCTACGACTTCTGTCAAGGTTCTGTCGGTAAGGTTGAGAATAGCTATTCTGGTATGGTTGAATGTGGTGTTGTTGTATAGGGATAAAGCAATTCGATTGCCCCGCCCGGCAATAGCGTGACAGTCCATCGCAAAGCTATCTAGTACACTCCCGTTAATATCCACAAGGTATGCCATATCTTTAAAACGGGCCCGGTAAAAAAAGGCTTCACCATTAAGGCACCAGTCAAAAGTAATATTATTGACTTCCTGGGAAACTACAGCAAGACTATCTCCTTGGGTATTTACTTTATACAACAGCCCATCTTGCCGGTTCATGAACAGTATCCATCCGTTTTGGTTTAACTTTGGTTGAATATAAGCATGATCGGTCAATTTCTGCTTTCTTCCCGAACAAGTGTCCACTT
Coding sequences:
- a CDS encoding Fic family protein, translated to MEELLALLKNYQDLNLPEVVDYDKFNLYAITHHSTFLEGSTLTEIETQLLLEEGRTPKGKPLAHSLMVKDHHNALHFVLEKGRGRAAIKAALVREINARVLKNTGSVYKTALGEVDSSKGEYRLSNVRVGDRYFVAYNKVAPLTEQLCSRLNQKLAEVDTVESQLLLSFDAHFDLVSIHPFYDGNGRTARLLMNFIQAYFELPLSIVFSEDKVDYFEALEKTRKKEDLSFFRDFMRAQYVKYLKSEIEKYLDAQDQPRKGDGFSFVF
- a CDS encoding FAD-dependent oxidoreductase; protein product: MAETHKILIIGGGIFGITAAVELNRRGHEIHLFDPGPLPHPKASSTDITKMIRADYGADEFYTDLMLEAFAGWDRWNREWPRPLYHQTGFLLLTYQPMEAGSLELESLKVLRSKGMEVERLRPEQLRRRFPQWNASRYADGYYNPRGGWAESGEVVAQLAQMAGKEGVKIHEGKGLKQFLENGQRVKGIFTTNGEVHNGDYVILAAGAWTPAFLPELQDRMRVSGHPVYLFRPKDITAYQGEVFPGWASDISKTGWYGFPAQADGIVKVANHSKGLEVDPREEHDVPEAFYHKLQEFLAEHLPGLAGAPITGTRLCLYCDTWDGDFYICHHPDRTGLVVATGGSGHGFKFAPVLGGIIADVTEGKENPYAHRFRWREKGEERVEAARSLGEL